In the genome of Aedes aegypti strain LVP_AGWG chromosome 2, AaegL5.0 Primary Assembly, whole genome shotgun sequence, the window gagatttttacacCGCCATATTTATTTGTGCAAGCAAGAACTGCTAGAACGGAAAATGCACTGTCGAGAATCGTTCAAGGTAAAAGAATCGAATAACTGTTCCCACAGAATAATCCAAATCGTTATTTTTCTAGACGGAAGTTGACCCATCCAAGACGGAATCGGCGGCACCAACTTTGTCCACTATAATGGGCGACTAGCTGCAAACGTCCAGCTGGGATGTTTCATTAAGTGGATGTTCAATGGCGCTGAACTTGCAGCTTGCTTTTAGTTTGATGGTGGCCTCCAGTGAAATTATATTGACATAAATGTGCTTATTCCACGACTGGAGTGAGAGGAGTCGAGAATGGTCACTTCGCTCTCGAATGAACTCTTTTTTGCGATTCCGAGAGTCGACTCGAATGAGGTGAGAAGTTCATTTCCATTCGAGCGACGAAGTGAACCTCACGTTTAGATGTGTTCATCAGAAGAAACGTCAATCATAATAAGCTGCATTACTAAACATTAAACATGTCAAACCGAATAAAGTTCTCGAAATAAATTAGATTATTTCATTAAACATCAGAAAGAACTGTCCCATTCTGACGGCCTGCAAATATGAACAATGCGTTCGGTAATAATTTTAACAAATCGTTCGGTAACCATTCACGAAcgatttgtaatattttgacagctgcgctttgattcaaattacggATTGTTCGGTTATTCTTAACTTTACCGGAAGCATTACCgagcgctcagcggtttatatttcggtaaaaaaattaccggagtcggtgatattttctaagtgtgtatgaGACATGTGCATAGGAGAGTTATACGTTAACTATCATAAAAATATATCGACTCAGAAGTTTTGATGAagtgaataattgaaaatttacatatatcgattttttttatattgttaaATTTGCTGGGCATATAATTTTAGGATCAAACAGTATCTCTTGGATAGTCATTTTAATATTCACATAAATTTCAAGACTATTTTTGTTAAACAGCAGTCTTTCATTTAGGACAGTACTGAAAGTTCTGGAAATGTAATAACTTTCTACACGCATGCAGATTGGATGCCTATTTTTACGCCGCAGCGGTATGTGCCGCACTTATCGTTTATCAGTCATTATATTAGTGTTAGTGATATCGATTATACTGTCAGTTTCAGATTCGACAGGCGTCGCGTTtccaaaacaaaacacaaatttCTCGTTCAGAAGTCCCGCAGAAATTTCAGTCAAAAGAGCAGACGACGCTAATTCAGAAAGATAAGCAAACGCGCGGGGCCTTTTGCGAATGATTTCTACAGTGATGATTTCTTTGAGCTGTAAGTATTTCACGAAAAGCAAACGCGCGGGGCCTTTTGCGAATGATTTCTACAGTGATGATTTCTTTGAGCTGTAAGTATTTCAcgaaaatatctaaaatttgtCATGATCCTCCATTGTTTAACTGTCGGCAGGCTCCACGAAAATTTCCCCGCATACTAGCTGGAACTTTCGGCGCAAGAGGAACGAAATGGACGCGACGAAGGAAAGTGCGGGATGTGTGGATTATCTTCAAAGTGTAACGATTATTGCAACAGAACCGCAGGAACTTGGAAGTAGCGGTTCCGAAATAACTGGTAGAGACGGAAGTGGCGGAAGATCCGACTCCAGTGGAGATAACGGACGAAATGTGTGCAACGACCGTGGCTCCCGAACCATCCGCCCTGGAAGCTTCTGTAGTAGCCGATGAGGACGACGACGATGTTCGGATTACGTCCGTGGAAACGATTCCGATTGCGTTCGATCTGAGTGAAGATAACAACGATCCGTTCATCAAGATGGCCAACGATTGGTACTGTTGTAAAGTGTGTTCCCGCCTCTACCAGGCGTTTCCCCAACTGGTGGAGCACCTTCGCGATGTAAACCCGGACAAGGCGGAGATATTGCGCCAACGATCGAAAGAGTCCTACTTCCGGGCCAAGGAAAGTTACCTGTGATTGGCGTGGTAcgcaattttaaaataacaaatctaattaaggtaccgtggggcaagtgggtaatggatttcgttgggattcttcaaattctagaggcttttaatttaaacaaatgaggtcgtgtatattttttagcttgactcccaccaaatataatcagtatgctgaaattgatttctatgtaccgtaaggacgccattcaccgctcatttaacagcatttcaacacgttaaattctgtcaaaaaacgggttttcggtatttttcgcaactttttgcgctagacgcaagataaaacatttgtttctgtaggaaaaaagttgaaataagAATAACGTACAATGGTACCGAATAACATGCATGCTAATGATACATGtgtagggcgccattcaccgctcatcctaatTATGAAGCTCTGTATACACCACTACttggaattaatttactttcattagctggttgttatctttgtactatagtacGACAACATATTAAACTGTGACAGCTAAAAAGCATTTTTCGATCTGCCATACAAATATCATTGTTCAACTCATGTTTACTgccttaaacagcctaaaattatttttttacaagttgtatacaatataaaatcatatgaatttcGTTCTGATACAATCCATTTTGGTATCCTGATACATTCTAAAgacttttattgcgaaaatttgttcaaatttttcaaaataattcaatgagcggtgaatggagcatgagcggtgaatggcgtccttacggtaaaattgaagaaaaaagtacagaataagtttttgaaaaacgttaccttaaggtgaagatgaatcgaagccaaacctcaaatgttCAAgaacacggatctggagaaccgaacacccgtttgagctgaaaatttaatcgattggtcaccaccagcgagtgaccaatcgattaagttttcagcttaaacagagAGGCATTATTCAATGATATCCATTACATATAgagttttccaagaattcctctataaattttatatatgattcctcataaggctcctccagcaatttcatcaaaatatttttgctgcggttaaaacatttctttaatatttttttcttgttgttGTCTTGTAGGATATTATTTGgagattctattttttattaatatttttaggaagaatttcatcaaaatccaaGGGGAAGGTCACTCTACGCACTTTATTCGGCCTTCAAAGAACCTCTATAGGGGAACGTGGtgcaagatgagcaccccttGTTTGTGTCGTTCTTATCGACgtttatcaaaaaatttttgGGGTCctgatgaatatcattaaaatGATTTGACGACcataaatttcaacaaaaaattcaacaacgcaacgtaaatattgtcaaaaatacatagtagcccaaaaatttacccatttcaTATAATATTTGGTCATttaaaagtgacatttttgttGCGTAAACAAATTCATTCATATGTTTTTTTGCCGTAAAGTTATAGAGCaatcttctgtagataatctggagcaaaagttttatcaaattacaaaagtgtttcaattgttttgattatattaaaaAGTGGCACCATTGGGGCAATATGAGCACCAtgctcaaaattaagtaaaagtgtaaatttatagaaccacatttagcTGTGGCCTTGACTTACGGTATCCGCTTTTCAGAAATTAAAGATAATATCTTCGGATCTTAcaagtattgaaaaataatgggaCCCTAACGAAAGGCGGAAACACGAAAGGCGGAATCACAAAAGGCGGAAACTCAAAAGGCAGACTAACTTAGACGTGTAACAAAAGGCGGAAAATAACATAAGGCATAATCTAAAAAGGCGGAATtgttcaaaaacgattttttaatgTTTACTTAAGCTTCCAAACGATAATTAGACTTAGCTGTTTAGGTTCCTATTCATATCGACGTTTTTAAAATCTCTAAgtggacttagaattacttttgaaaaagtgttttatttttggtttttcaatttatatgtaGGTATTAGCCACTATAACCAAGAAATATCTTCCCACACCAGGTCGATGTTAGGTGAAATATCCGTCGCCTGTTtctatttcttttatttattgtcgACTGTTTCAGCCTTAGGTTTGCGCTAAATTTTCGAGAAATCTAGCCAATTTTAttgctttttcttcttggcactaCGCCCCCACTGACAcacagtctgcttctcagcttgagttaaatgagcacttccGCCGTTATTACctcagagctttctttgtcaaagttgtcattttcgcattcttatatAGTGTAATTCTACGTCACTAGCCCGAAAGACACTTGCTCGAAAATAACATTTGCCCGAATGATGGACATAGTCTATTCTTTGGAAAGAAATATCTAATACATTATCagtgatttttccttcttttaatcatcgGCTATTCTTTCTGAACTTATCACCTTGAATATGTTTGGCGCCACGAGCAACTAAAGAGCCAGTTGAAATTGATTCTTCTTTGAAATATATaccgtttcgattcatattacggacagcttttaatgccggacactcttctttatatgggaaacatttcacacgaaatgtttaaatttttgtcgTTTTAAAGTTCGTACTTTTGTAGCTTTTTTCAtcgatatctatgaaaattaacATTGCTCAACTGCATCACACGTTTGTTTAGTAGTTtagcgatttcaattgatgatttgatttatCGTTTTACggttttcatgagctgtccggaatttgaatcaaagcttccggaattcaaggcaaaagtaaggaagcgtccggaataagaagcatGAAAAGTCTACACATTTgtatttctttaaaattattaacgtatcgaaatcgaaatcttcGCTCACAATTCGAAAGCTAAGTGTTGTCAAGGCTCGATAATGCGGAAAAATCTTACAAACTGGTTTATCTTATATACTTTTTGATCAGTTTTACTctactgaggccttaagtgtccgtaatatgaatcaaaacggtactgttTTTTCACCTAATATTGCTGCTAGTGGTATTCAAGCTGCTCATATTCGCGTTAGggtgaatatgaatcgaagccaaacctcgaattttcaggagcacaaatctgaaaaacccaacatccgtttgagctgaaaacttaatcgattggtcactagctggtggtgaccaatcgattaagttttcagctcaagcggttttcggttctccagatttgtgctcttgaaaatttgaggcatggcttcgattcatcttcacctcaatGTTATGGCACAgaaaaacagacgtaacagctagaacaattacTCATTTGAAACTTTGTCTCGCAAATGTTCGCATTGGCTCATGGaaacatcgagtcatggaacagaaatgctttggagaGCTGCACAGAATACAAAACTATTAAGTCATACTCTTTACTCTACTTTACTTGCGAAACTCAAATTAGATTTGTGAACATGTGACATCATTCCTAACGTAGCATTACCATCCGGacaactagatcatttttttttataaatttgtttaGTATGATATTATGAGTTGTTatagagtcatggaacatcgactcatggaggtttcactgtaaaagCAAATCACAGAATCACATAAGGCTAATTTAAacgattattatttttcttgcttccaagaaaaataataatcgtTTGATTGCTTTGGTGACTGCGAAGCCGAAAAATTCCCCAGTGATCTTGAACCTCAGTCGATAGCACTCCGTGATGGCTAATTTGAcaagtattgaaaaataatagttttctttagtaaattttatctttttatgggggtgcccatcttgcccggAGTATTTTTGACCGATcataaaaaagctatttttcaacgtgttatttggaaaactatttataactttttgaaacttttaatggttggaaaTAGGCGAAATACATAAAATACCCTAAtgaatgtaaaaacttctgAACCAACAAATTTCTAATGGAGGAGGAAATGGACATTTCCCAGTAATTGAGTTCGGGCCGTTAATGTCCCCCTTACATGACATGTCCCCCTTACAAACGTTTGTTTTAGTGAACTTTAGAATAGATATGAACACTTTTTGCCCAAACGGTTCGTCATTTAACTGCTCAAGTAAGGAATGGCATTgactcatatatttttttaatttcctcagATTTTCTATCACCTGGTTCGATTGGTGCTACTTGCAacctgaaataaaaatatagtttaaaaatgtaaaatcacAGGCATTAatgaaggaattttgaatttttgaagatgttctaaacgggaatgctgaaggaattcctagggaaatcaatggGATGATTTTTTGATGGATGATTCCTGATGTGATCCCGcataattgggttgtttagtgataaCAAATTCAcggttttttgtagcttgataaAAAGAGCACGTTTTTTGaagtgtaacacgattttactgcgctttaatatcttaatttttatatagtaaatgattaaaaaaaaattctcgaggggtgattcaaacgcgattttCATACTAAGTTCAAATGGATTTTAAAGATAGTTTCAGGGcgcggaaaattatgaaactttggattctggctcagtttttaacatagaatcagaatatttaaaaaacaggatatccctaaacaagccaattatgAATCGTATTTCGACTGTTTCCGTTATTATCCATAACCACATATAttatccatagaaaaatttctgattgaataattgaaggCATATAAAAcgaaattcatggaagaattacTTAGCAAATTCGTGACAAATCTCAAAACAAATTCCTGAAGAGATCTGCGGAGTAATATGTGAAAGAAATCTACACGCTGTAGCGTGTAGTTATAAGATCAGTctacccaaatatgggtaaagtTTACCCATAATCGTCAAAAAGTGCACACACTCATTTTATTAGTAAAGTGGGTTTTACCCATAAAAAAGCAAACTCTTTAAACCCATAAATGGGTATTTGATTTTGAGCGAAATTATGGCAAAAATACCCAAATATGAGTCCTTCATTTCTCTTTTATTTGCTGATTTCCGATAATAAAGATATTGAACAAACTAGTTACAATATTATAAATATATGCTGtacttattttatttaaaattattaggACAGTTAAACATACAGACATTGACATACGTTTGCTCTTTAGTTGGGTTTTATCCCAATCAGGGAACATCCAACTATCGCCTCATTCCATCTAGCGGGCCCCAAGGAACGTATCCTCACCGTATCCGTAGAgtgacaatagaaatattagtagtagaacgctaatggcgttgTTGTcataaaactgattttaattattattacctttaattatGATTCATCCAGGAACATAATTTTAACCACAGATTGGAATTTTCAGGTTGAAGACTTTCGATGCCGAAAAAGTTAGGTACGCCAAAGTTTGCTGGTGAAATGttggattcatcaaataacACCGCTGAAACAGATAATATTTCAAGTGTTAGtatgtttttgttgaaacaatataaataaataccttgatattatcaattttagttgttttttgCTGTTACTCTTCTATAattgttgatgttttatttttgggTAAAACGACTTTACTTATATTATGGGTGAATTTACCAATTTTTATTGGTAGATTTTACCCATATTATGAGTGTTATAAGAAAAACTCATAAATGGGTGAATCAACTACCTATTTATGGGTAAACTGATCTTAGCGTGTATAGCAAATCGAGCTGTtgtacttgtcgtaatgtcatgagaaattccaaaaaggaccttacttagaaaaatgtctgtTCAACTTAGGAATCAAACTCTCATCTCGTGCTTCCTCCTCGATCATACTACCAGCCCTGATTTACctaaagaaaaaatacaaaacgctctccagaaattctgattgaactaatctacgatgacgtcacgctgcaacttccagcgggaagaaaacctttgcTGCGGGCCATGTTAACAGAAAATGTATGATTTCGCTGCACATTCATCCACTTCATGTTCAATCGGTGAACATTCCTTCactggatgttggtccggatttatgtaaacacggccctCTAAGtgcggaaaagaaaaagaaaatcgacaataaaagaagaccgtggataagtccatcctaaagagtctaaattataattataaataatgcttatagtttctttagtccATCCCATTTTAAGAGAAagctcgattactttttcaaatcgacgtaagtaactttcatactgTTTTGAGAAAGTAAATTAaaaagaatcacaacctttcttctcaaactgttttaaaatgaatcccctgtttaacattttttaccgtgtatatcgcttaaattttgcatgcactgagaacagcattgcGGTAAAAAATACCATGTTGGTGGTTTAAATTAAATGCGCTgcaccacttgatttgtgcagactacgtTACTCATTCATCTCAAACGGAAAGTGTGGTCTTTTTTACCATGTCGACGATATTTGAGCCATCAGTCAAAATTACCATGCTGCATGGTAATCTTGACAACAATTCATAGTCATTTATTTTACCATGCGATGCGTTTAAAAGGACAGCTATCGTACAGTAAATTTGAGTATTCTTTATATTTATTCCAACCCATCAAAAAAACTACTATCCAATTCCATCAATCGTAATTATTTATTGAAGAATAAATTCTCTGATAATGTATTGTGTtttctagtccattaaaaacaGGATTTTTGGATTTCAAAAACGGCGATCGTAGTGGAGTCATGCAGAGGACTTTATGTCCGTATTTGCCTTCATTGATCTCTGATGGAACATGGCGGCACATGCAGAATCTGCTCACCATCGCTCAAATTTTCTATAAAACATGTGCATGGTTAATATCGCATTTAATAAAACGTAATAAAACGATCAATAATGGAATACTCACCAATAAAAGTAGAATGAAGTAGTCTTAAATTATATTTTGGATCACTTATTTGGGTCTGGAAATTGCACGATGCAatctgcaaaatgaaaataaattgctGAGCGAATTGTTGTAtattttgtgaatatttcttACCAATTCTGGAAATTCTGGATTAATAGCAGCATGGGTAGAATAGTTACTATAAAAACATTGCTTAATATTACGTCcaaaacacaaaacaaaagtcTTTTATATTCGCGCTGATGTTAATCCTTTACAAGTTGACGGAGAAAAACATCCAAGTTGGTGGGGTCATTATTACTACGTTTTGTTGTTAAAATTACCATGCACATAGTAAAAATGACAACATTGttcattaaaaattaccgaTCTTGTATTTATCTTCAATGCAGGGCAACAGTGCTCTTGACTTCTCATGATAGTAAAATTTATCGATTGATGGCATAGTAATTTTAACAATATTGCAGTATTTGTAAAGACAAACAcgttaaattttaacataatccTGAATAGTAATTTTAAGAACTATGCAGCGGTTGTATTTACTCCAACATTAGTTTCAGtgtgcaatcagctcgcgttaaaataGACTTCGGGTTTGACTTCCGTTCGGTGTGGATCGACAACGCTTGTGATTTTTGACGCGTGTGTTTTCTCGGGAccagtgaaaaagtgaaaagtattttttcaaccgCATAAAAATCTGCGTTTTATCGCTGTTTGTGCTTCAAACCCGGTGAAATTCAGTAGTTGAGATTCTCCGGATCGTAAATATAGCAGGTGAAGTGTCGATTTCGTTCGATTTGGCAGAATTTTTCCAGTTTTCCCCAAAAGCCGACAACCCGTAATCATGAGTGAAAAGGAGCACCAACAAAATGGCGATCACCAGAACCACGGAGAAAAATAATTAGTAGTTACAACCAATTACtagtttatttcaaacaaaactttagtttgaaatatgcacaaacaaaattttgctttaaATCAACAAAATGCACCGTTTGAAACAAACTAAGATTTTATGTTGTTCGTTCCACTACATTCTAGATAACTTCAACAAATCTTTGTTTGAAACAACCAAACCATTTGTTGTTTCGTTTGACATTTGTTGAAACAACCAAAAATttaggttgtttcaaactaaccACAGTGGTTTGGTTTAAACAAGaatctattcaaaataaacaaatctgCTGGTTGATTcaaccaactttttttttgagatgAGGTGAAGATcggttttttatgtttttattattaatattgatgaaaacaaaaatctcaCATGGTGTATTATTTATTTAGGTTTTTGCAATACATGTATTCTAagataaattattgaaataattgaaacacCAGGCTCTTCATATCGAACGAAGAGCTGCACGCcgttttcctccaaaaattactAAACAGCGTCATGGTTAGTCACTTTCTCCAGTCTGAAATTAtattaacattatttttatttgcacaTCCAAGAAATATGAGAAAATCTGTCTTACCTCTCTGGTGAGCAATTCGAAAGAAAAATAAGGCGTTAGCAGCAGCATTTCTTGTTCGTTGTCATAGAATcttgaaaaaacaaataaaagtaTTGAATAAACGATATATAGAATAATTTATAACTTAAATTACCTTCACACGCAACTTTACTTAAAATGCTTTTCATAAAGAATAAACTGCAGTTACTTATCATACATTTCAGCTGACTAATCTTGCTTTCGCAGAAACAACACATGAAGTTGGTTTGtcacaaactaaaattttggttgtttCTAACTCAAATAAAATCTTAGTTTGATTCAACGTACTGTTTTGGTCGAACCAACCCATTATTCTATATTGATGCCTATAGGTAACCAGAGAAACAAATAAtctaaattttagtaaaatcAAACAAGCCGTTTGTAGAAACGAACTAAAAACttagtttgaaacaacaatTATTCACATTACAAGAACACAAAGATGTTATGTTGAAACAACCTAATAAACAAATTagtttcaaacaaaacaaaGAGTTTGGAACAACaaatttcagattaaaaataacaaaattgtcagtttgaaattcaacaatcattttggttgtttcaaactagggTGTTTTTTCTCCGTGACGGAGATGAGGTAAGTACCCGagcgttttttttaattgctgtGGCTGAAAATCGAGTTATTTAGCCAGTCAGGTAGTACAATTTTAACGGTTATTTCAGGTAGGAAGTGGTTTCGGATAAAATGTGAGAAAAATTAGTCTAAACCAGAGTAATGATAATGATGGCTTGGCTCATCAGCGGCTTTTTGCCGCCATGTTGAAATTTCTCCCCAAATGACGCGTCGCGAGGTGCGCTTTTCGTGTTGCATTTTCGGTTGCCACCACGACCGTTTTACGCACTCTCTTTTTACAGACAAAAATTTGGCTTCATTTGCCTGCGTCTTGTCTTTTTGCGGTGCATTTTGTTCCGATCACCtcagagtgcttcgtgaagcccaagcaggacagttcggttttgcgtcgtccgatagatttggctcacggtttcgcgcatgttttcgtcgccggagattttttttcctgttttggagcgtcttgctgggtagtgcttcgtgaagcccaagcaggacagtttttacattcagaaatggaatagtgaaaaagtgatttgtttaatttgtgtcctcagtactgttggtttttggc includes:
- the LOC5573461 gene encoding uncharacterized protein LOC5573461, with protein sequence MCATTVAPEPSALEASVVADEDDDDVRITSVETIPIAFDLSEDNNDPFIKMANDWYCCKVCSRLYQAFPQLVEHLRDVNPDKAEILRQRSKESYFRAKESYL